Proteins encoded together in one Camarhynchus parvulus chromosome 12, STF_HiC, whole genome shotgun sequence window:
- the XPC gene encoding DNA repair protein complementing XP-C cells produces the protein MARKRRASPRPVAAKKRRSGRLPKEEKEEQEEEEEEDDFEEKKPSIKKTSKAPARKKGQDCDTEVSNSAKTSKPSKQEKAKSQIKESKKNARNKENCIKEETCSDSLKHPQNEMKLKTESPLKKEMDEGNIDNDDDDDDDESEDEWEDVEELQEPATDKLEEAAVLPSVGLPSNPVEIEIETPEQVKKRERREKRKAEFEMYLRRMMKRFSKEVREDTHKVHLLCLLANGFYRNRICSQPDLLAIALSIVPTRFTQVPAGQVGLVYLSNLVKWFVGTFTVNDELSTEKGESLQSTLERRFAIYAAQDDEELVHIFLIILRALQLLCRLVLSFQPIPLKETRPKGKSSSKRLSHSSTSEGQETSATTPKAVAKTCPCKKAKQDEKSSESKENSKEPKKPKTAQTERTHKSKLTKGSQEQKESNNETSSAEKDVPVRPKNDRRRRVASKVCYKEESGSDEGSASDFELSEEESDVSDEDFETVPKRRRSSQASQNSKLTTVKRSKTETSETRQSENSYGAETKPAKSTTPALPQGKKKRNKIISSDEDEGQQEVRKAMGTDQWLEVFLEPEDKWVCVDCVHGNVGQPQLCFAHATKPLFYVVGFDNDGSVRDVTQRYDPVWMTSTRKSRVDPEWWEETLQPYESPCVERDKKEENEFQVKLQDQPLPSAIGEYKNHPLYALKRHLLKYQAIYPETAAILGYCRGEAVYSRDCIHTLHSRDTWLKQARVVRIGEVPYKMVKGFSNRARKARLAEPANRDREDLALFGRWQTEEYQPPIAVDGKVPRNEYGNVYLFLPSMLPVGCVQLKLPNLNRVARKLNIDCAQAITGFDFHGGYSHPVTDGYVVCEEYKEVLVAAWENEQAEIEKKEKEKREKRALGNWKLLTKGLLIRERLKQRYSIKTEPSARETEKGGGFSSDEEGAPSSESTVGNTAMYWPQNRQLEKQEEIKTKKSKREKRGEAAQLFPFEKL, from the exons ATGGCCAGAAAGCGCCGAGCATCGCCCCGGCCTGTGGCCGCCAAAAAGAGGCGCTCCGGGCGGCTGccaaaggaggagaaggaggagcaggaggaggaggaggaggagg atgattttgaagaaaaaaagcccagtaTAAAAAAGACCTCAAAAGCTCCAGCTAGGAAAAAGGGACAAGATTGTGATACTGAAGTTTCCAATTCAGCAAAAACTTCCAAGccttcaaaacaagaaaaggcaaaatcacaaataaaagaaagtaaaaagaatGCTAGAAATAAAGAGAATTGTATCAAAGAGGAAACATGCAG TGACTCACTGAAGCATCCTCAGAACGAGATGAAGTTAAAGACAGAATCTCCTCTTAAAAAAGAGATGGATGAAGGCAATATTGACaacgatgatgatgatgatgacgatgaaAGTGAAGATGAGTGGGAGGACGTGGAAG aactTCAGGAACCTGCTACAGATAAGTTAGAAGAAGCTGCTGTTCTTCCATCAGTGGGGCTGCCAAGCAATCCTGTTGAGATAGAGATTGAAACCCCAGAGCAagtgaagaaaagagagaggag agaaaaaagaaaagccgAGTTTGAGATGTACCTTCGGAGAATGATGAAACGTTTCAGCAAGGAGGTTCGTGAGGACACACACAAG GTTCACTTGCTGTGTTTATTAGCAAATGGTTTCTACAGGAACAGGATCTGCAGCCAGCCAGATCTCCTCGCCATCGCTCTGTCCATCGTCCCCACGCGCTTCACCCAGGTGCCTGCAGGCCAAGTGGGCCTTGTCTACCTTTCCAACCTGGTGAAATG GTTTGTTGGAACCTTCACTGTCAATGATGAACTTTCCACTGAAAAAGGAGAGTCCCTTCAGTCAACACTGGAGAGGAGGTTTGCCATCTATGCTGCACAGGATGATGAAGAGCTTGTTCAT atatttttaattattctgcGAGCTTTACAGCTGCTGTGTCGCCTCGTGCTGTCTTTTCAGCCTATTCCTCTCAAGGAGACAAGACCAAAg GGAAAGAGCTCATCCAAGAGGCTGtctcacagcagcacctctgaggGACAGGAGACTTCTGCCACAACACCCAAAGCTGTGGCAAAAACATGCCCCTGCAAAAAAGCCAAGCAGGATGAGAAATCCTcagagagcaaagaaaacagcaaggaGCCAAAGAAACCTAAAACTGCCCAGACTGAAAGGACACACAAGTCGAAGCTGACTAAAGGTAGCCAGGAACAGAAGGAATCAAACAATGAGACCAGTTCAGCAGAAAAAGATGTGCCAGTCAGGCCCAAGAACGACCGCCGGAGACGAGTGGCCTCCAAAGTGTGTTACAAGGAAGAGAGTGGAAGTGATGAGGGCAGTGCTTCAGACTTTGAGCTTTCAGAGGAGGAGAGTGATGTCTCTGATGAGGATTTTGAAACTGTCCCTAAGAGGCGGAGGAGCTCACAGGCCTCCCAGAATTCAAAGCTGACAACTGTGAAAAGGTCAAAAACTGAGACTTCAGAAACAAGGCAGTCAGAAAATTCATATGGAGCTGAGACTAAGCCAGCAAAAAGTACAACTCCAGCCTTGCCtcaaggaaagaagaagagaaacaaaatcatTTCTAGTGATGAGGATGAAGGACAGCAGGAGGTGAGGAAAGCCATGGGCACAGACCAGTGGCTAGAGGTTTTCCTTGAGCCTGAGGACAAGTGGGTTTGTGTAGACTGTGTTCATGGCAATGtgggccagccccagctgtgctttgCACATGCCACAAAGCCACTTTTCTACGTTGTGGGATTTGACAACGATGGGAGTGTCAGGGATGTGACACAAAGATATGATCCAGTGTGGATGACCTCAACAAGGAAGAGCCGTGTGGACCCGGAGTGGTGGGAAGAGACACTGCAGCCCTATGAAAGTCCCTGTGTGGAGAGAgacaagaaggaagaaaatgag TTTCAAGTGAAGCTTCAAGATCAGCCTCTACCATCAGCAATTGGAGAGTACAAAAACCACCCTCTCTATGCACTGAAGAGGCACCTCTTGAAATACCAGGCCATCTATCCTGAGACAGCTGCTATCTTGGGGTACTGCAGGGGAGAGGCTGTCTACTCCAG AGACTGCATACACACGCTGCACTCCAGGGACACTTGGCTGAAGCAAGCTCGAGTGGTGAGGATTGGAGAAGTGCCTTACAAG ATGGTAAAAGGATTTTCCAACCGGGCGAGGAAGGCGCGCCTGGCAGAGCCGGCGAACCGGGACCGGGAGGACCTGGCACTGTTTGGCCGCTGGCAGACAGAGGAGTATCAGCCTCCCATTGCAGTGGATGGAAAG GTTCCTCGGAATGAATATGGAAATGTCTATCTCTTCTTGCCATCCATGTTACCTGTGGGCTGTGTGCAGCTGAAACTGCCAAACCTGAACAGAGTGGCACGGAAGTTGAACATTGACTGTGCTCAAGCCATCACTGGATTTGATTTTCATGGAGGCTACTCACACCCAGT TACTGATGGCTATGTGGTGTGTGAGGAGTATAAAGAGGTCCTTGTTGCTGCCTGGGAAAATGAACaagcagaaatagaaaagaaggagaaggag AAACGTGAGAAAAGAGCTCTAGGGAATTGGAAGCTGCTGACAAAAGGCCTTCTCATCAGAGAGAGACTGAAGCAACGCTACTCCATCAAG ACTGAGCCATCAGCACGTGAgacagagaaaggaggaggattCTCTTCTGATGAAGAAGGAGCTCCGAGCTCAGAGAGCACAGTGGGGAACACAGCCATGTATTGGCCCCAGAACCGCCAGCTAGAGAAACAAGAAgagataaaaaccaaaaagagcaagagagaaaagagaggagaagcagctcagtTGTTCCCTTTTGAGAAATTGTGA